The following are from one region of the Ischnura elegans chromosome 12, ioIscEleg1.1, whole genome shotgun sequence genome:
- the LOC124169250 gene encoding CDK-activating kinase assembly factor MAT1 gives MDDQVCPRCKTTKYRNPSLKLMVNVCGHTLCESCVDLLFLKGSGSCPECNVPLRRSNFRVQLFEDPVVEKEVDIRKRILKDFNKRQEDFSTLREYNDYLEELETIIWNLTNNIDVIATNKRIEQFKRENREVILKNKSRVSREELELEEALDEEVRREELRKKELMWEEKEEKRRKVKAKEALIDELMFSDGDARGILQTFAQKQEMEELEEEARLEAERKEALRAVAPSQFSTGIQFGRSGFLPVPKPSEEGTPFDYEPPEPPVGPEDGPPLPAGFVALESLGYLAHVKSVSPGDGAGGFTPLVACYRALQEALAGLYHVSERKEVMKVTEDGSSGNSSPNSRAEDDDSMHIESENSLGGREDIVAHS, from the exons ATGGATGACCAAGTTTGCCCTCGTTGCAAAACCACGAAGTATCGGAACCCCTCGTTGAAGTTGATGGTAAATGTGTGTGGACACACGTTGTGCGAAAGTTGTGTAGATCTTCTCTTTTTGAAAG GTTCCGGCTCTTGTCCCGAATGTAATGTACCTCTTCGTCGTAGTAACTTTCGGGTACAGCTATTTGAAGATCCAGTTGTGGAGAAGGAAGTTGATATTAGGAAACGAATTTTGAAGGATTTCAACAAACGGCAGGAAGATTTCTCCACATTGAGAGAGTACAATGATTATTTAGAG GAACTTGAAACAATAATATGGAATCTAACCAACAACATAGATGTGATAGCAACCAATAAAAGAATTGAACAGTTTAAACGGGAAAATAGAGAAGTCATTTTGAAGAATAAG AGTCGTGTGAGTCGTGAGGAGTTGGAGCTGGAGGAAGCCTTAGATGAGGAGGTGCGACGAGAGGAGTTGCGCAAGAAGGAGCTAATgtgggaggagaaggaagagaaacggCGCAAGGTGAAAGCGAAAGAGGCACTCATTGATGAGCTCATGTTCTCGGATGGAGATGCGCGGGGGATTTTGCAGACATTTGCTCAGAAGCAAGAGATGGAGGAATTGGAAGAGGAAGCAAGACTGGAGGCTGAGAGAAAG GAGGCCTTGCGTGCTGTGGCACCGAGTCAGTTCTCAACCGGGATTCAGTTTGGTCGATCTGGCTTCCTACCAGTTCCTAAGCCCAGTGAGGAAGGTACTCCGTTTGACTACGAACCTCCAGAACCCCCTGTGGGTCCCGAGGATGGACCGCCTTTGCCTGCAGGCTTTGTTGCCCTTGAGAGCCTTGGTTATTTAGCCCATGTGAAGTCAGTCTCACCCGGAGATGGAGCTGGAGGCTTCACCCCACTTGTTGCCTGCTACAGGGCTCTCCAAGAGGCCTTGGCTGGCCTTTACCATGTATCAGAGAGGAAGGAAGTGATGAAGGTTACGGAAGATGGTAGCAGCGGCAACTCTTCTCCAAACTCCAGGGCGGAAGATGATGACAGTATGCATATTGAGTCTGAGAATTCCCTTGGTGGGAGGGAAGACATTGTGGCCCATTCATAA